ATCAGGATGGAGATGTCGATGGCGTTGATCATGCCAACACCCTCACCGGCGCCGATGAAGTTTACGACGGTCTGCCAGGGGCTGAAGTCAGCCAGCAGCAGAGCGCCCACCAGGCAGCCCAGGAACAGAGAGGAATACACTTCCTTACTGATCAGGGCCAGGGCGATAGCGACCACGGGGGGGAACAGGGCCCAACCGGTGGCCACGAAGCCGGAACCGTCGTTGGTCACTTTTGCGATGACCAGAGCGACAATCACGACCGCCAGCGCAATAAAATACGCTATTTTAGTGCTTTTCTTTTCCATAGTGAGTGATTTACCTCCTCAAGTTTTGGTAAGCCTATATTATTCTTTAATCGCCATATTGTCAAGTTCTTGTCAGACGATTCCATTTTTTTAACAAATTGTGTACAAACTTTTTTTCTTTTCTCACAAAAAATTTTTGAAAAAAGAGGGATTATAGGCAGAAATTTTCTTCCGATATTGAGAATACGGAGGTCGGCCGGGAATCAGTTGGCGCGACGGTGGGCAAGAGAACCCCGCCCCTACGGACAGCTTGGTGGCTGGTACGGCGGGCCGATGTAGGCATCGGCCCCTACGGAATCGTATCATGGGGTGCATAGGGGAGGGGCTCTGCCCCGCCCGCGGGCGACCGCAAGGGTCGCCCCTACGGAGGGGTTACAAGAGGCGCGGTGAGGTGAGGAATCCCCCAGTCACGGCTTTGCCGTGCCAGCCTCCTTTAGGCAAGGGGGCCGAGGGGACGGGGGATTCGGATTGCCACGGGCGCGGTGCGCCCTCGCAATGACACCTTTTACAAGAGGTGCGGTACAGCATCGGCGGGCGGACAGAGGCGTCCGCCCCTACGGATGACAAGGAAATTTGTGCAAGCCCGGGCGGAGATGTTTATGTATTCTTATCTGCGCACAGAAAAACGCCGGGGATGGCCCCGGCGTTTCAGGTATGGGTCTTGTGCGCTTGCGGCGCGGCGAGACACCATCTATATTATATGTAAGTCGGTTTAGAAGAAGAACTCTCTGATCTGGCCGTACAGCACCAGCAGCATGCACAGGGGGGTGATGAACTTGACGCAGATGTTGAAGAAGCCCTTCATCTTGAAGCTCTGACCCTCCAGGCAGCACTCGTCGTCCACCATCTTGGGGCCCAGCTCCCAGCCGATACACAGGCACATGAGCAGCGCGCCCAGCGGCATGAGGATACCCTCGGAGATGCAGTCGAAGAAGTCCAGCCAGCAGTCACACCACATGGGCAGGTTGCCGTTGACATCCTTTTCGATGCCCAGAATGTTGAAGGGGGAGATGCCGGCGCCGCCCAGAGAATCCAGGCAGATGAGGATGCAGCCCAGGCCAACGAATACGGCAGCGATGAGGGAATAGGTCTTGCGCTTGTCGCCCTTGCCGGCGTCACGGGCCTTATCGCAGAAGTGGGCCACGATGACCTCCAGCAGAGAGATGGAGGAGGAGATGGCGGCAAACACCACCAGCAGATAGAACAGGATGCCGAACAGAGCGCCCAGGGGCATTTTGTGGAACACATTCTGCATGGTCACAAACAGCAGGGACGGGCCGCCCAGGGAGCCGGTGGGGTCCAGGGCGAAACGACCAGGGATAACGCAGAGACCTGCCATCAGGGCCACCAGAGTATCCATGATCACGATGAGCAGGGCGTTCTTTTCGATGTTTTCCTTTTTATGCAGATAGGAGCCGTAGGTGATCATGGCGCCCATGCCCAGGGACAGAGAGAAGAACATCTGGCCGCCGGCCGTGGACAGAACGGTGAGGAAATCGGGGGCTTCCTTAATAACACCGTTTTCCAGAGCCCAGCCGGGAACGAACATATACTTCAGGCCGTCCACAGCGCCGGGCAGGGTGCAGGCGCGGACGATGCAGATGAGGAGGATGACGAACAGAGCGGGCATACCCACGGAGCAGACCTTCTCGATACCGCCGCCGATACCGCCCATGACGATGATCATGGTCAGCAGGACGAAGATCAGACCGTAGATCACGGCCTCCATTTGATTACCCATGAAGGCGCCAAACACTTCCGCGCCGTTCAGGCCGTTGGAGCCGAAGCCGGCGCCGAACAGATCGCCCACATTCAGCACCACATACTTGATGCAGTAGCCGCCCAGGGCGCAGTAGAAGAACAGGATCAGGAAGGCGGACAGAATGCCCAGCCAGCCCAGCCACTTGAACTTCTTGGACAGGACCCGGTACGCACCCACGGCGCCACGGCCCGTCTTACGGCCCAGAGCCAGCTCGCCCACCATGACGATGATGCCGCAGCAGGCCGCCAGGATCAGATAAATAACGAGGAAGGTAAATCCGCCGTTTGCACCCATCTTATTGGGGAAACCCCAGATGTTACCCAGGCCGACTGCCGAACCAACGGCGGCCATCAGGAATCCAAAATTGGATCCAAAGCCTTTTCTTTCTTCCATAGTTTTCTCTCCTTTATTATTGTTTGTCCTCTCTCCCAAGAGGTCTATTTGCACCTTAACATTTCCCTTTTCCTATGTAAATAGATTTCGCTTGTCCTTAACGCTCTCTTTGCGCGACTTCCGGTTTTCTTTATCGGACGCTTACGCATTGACACTATTTTAACGAAACCTCCCTCCTGCAAAAGTTCTTTTTGTGAAACATATCACGATTTCTGTGCTTATTTTATGCGCAGCAGAGCCTTTCCATGCCTGAGGGTCGGTGTAAAAAAAGGACAGCGGTTTCCCGCTGTCCTTTAGCCTTATTGTGAATTCGGAAAGAATTTTCCTTCGTTTTTGGCAATATATGAGCTCTAAAAAGCCTCGCAGAGTTTGCCGCCCGCAGGCGGCAAAAAATTGGGATCATTTTTCACCGCGACATGTGCGTGGGGAAAAATACCTCTCAGACTGCAAGTGTGGAATTTTTGCGCTCCGCGCAAAAATTATGCGCGCAGCAGGCTGCAAGCCTTTTGTCGAAAAATTCCGAAGGAATTTTTGACAGGAGTTTTAGTCGTCCTCGCGCATACGGTACCCCACGCCCACCTCGGTGAATATGTACTCCGGCTGGCCGGGATTTTTCTCGATCTTACGGCGGATATTGGCCATGTTCACCCGGAGGATCTGGTTATCGGTCTTGGCCTTGGGCCCCCAGAGCTCCCGGATGATGAAGTCATAGGTCAGCACCTTTCCGGCGTACTTGCCCAGGAGGGCGACGATCTTATACTCGTTGACGGTGAGCTTGGCGTTCTCGCCCCGGAGCAGCACCTGGTGCTTATCGTAATCGATGGTAAGCTCGCCGGTTGTAAACTTGCCGGACTGGGCGATGCCGCTATTGGGCAGGGCCGTGCGGGTATGGCGAATGGCCGTGCGGATGCGGGCCAGCAGCTCGGAGGTGCCGAAGGGCTTGACCAGGTAATCATCGGCGCCGTAGTCCAGAGCCTCCACCTTATCATGCTCATGGTTCCGGGCAGAAACCACCACCACAGGAAGATTGGACCACTTGCGCACGGACTTGAGGACCTCCATGCCGTCCATATCCGGCAGACCCAGGTCCAGCACGATCAGATCCGGGCAGTGGGAGGAGATCATGGTCAGGGCCTCCTCGCCGGTGCGCACAACGATGGTGTCGAAATCGCTGGCCTGCAGAATCATGGAGATGAAATTGCTGATGCTCTGCTCATCCTCTACAATGAGCACCTTGTCCTTAATTTTCATGTGTTTCCTCCTTTTCCATAGGCAGGGCGATGCGAAACAGAGCCCCCCCATTTTTTTGATTACTTGCGGTGATGCTGCCGCCGTGGGCCACCACGATGGTGCGGCAGACGGAAAGGCCGATGCCCATGTCCCGGCGGGCGTCCTCGCGGCCCTCCTCCGGGTGGAGCGTTCCGTCAAAGAGATGCTCCAGGCGGCTGTGGGCGATGCCCACGCCGTCATCCGCCACCTCCAGGATCGCCTTATCCTCCTTTTGATAGAGGAAAATGTCGATCTGCTTCACGGTCTCCCCGTGGCGGGCAGCGTTTTCCATGAGATTAAACAGCACCTGCTGCATCAGCAGCGGGTCCATGGGCACCAGCATGGGCTCCTCCGGCAAATGCACCTGCACGGCAATGCCCTGATAGTGCCGAAGGAACTTACTCACCGCACCCTCGATGATCTCCTCCACCAGCTCCGGGGTCTTTTTCACGCCGGCGTTCTCGCCGTCGATACGGGTGATGGAGAGAAGGTTTTCCGACACCCGCATGAGCCACTTGGCCTCCTCGTTTATGGACTGCAGCAGCTCCCGGCGCTGCTGTGGCGTGAGGGTCTCGTCCTGCTTCAAAAGTACGTCCGTGGCCCCTATGATACCCGTAAGGGGGGTGCGGATGTCGTGGCCCATGCCCCGCAGAAGGTTTCCGCGCATTTTCTCCCGGATCATCTGCCGCTGGGTGGCCTCCATCTGCTTGGCACGGCTGGCCAAGGCGCCAGCCAGGATGGAAATGGTCATCATCACCAGAAAGGTCAGGGGAAAGCCCGCCAGAGTGAAGCTGATGTGCCAGTAGGGCTCGGTGAAGATGTAGTCCACACTGAATACGCCCAAAACCGCACAGAGAATGCTGAATAAATATCCATCTGTAAGCACCGCCGTAAAGAACACATCCGTCAAAAACAGCATGGCCACATAGCTGGTGTCCTCGGTCTCGTCCAGGCAGCGCAGCAGCATACAGGCGATGACCGTGACAATATACAGGGTAAAGGAGATGATGAAGTCCTTGGGCGTGTAAATGAGATTATT
This is a stretch of genomic DNA from Vescimonas fastidiosa. It encodes these proteins:
- a CDS encoding response regulator transcription factor, translated to MKIKDKVLIVEDEQSISNFISMILQASDFDTIVVRTGEEALTMISSHCPDLIVLDLGLPDMDGMEVLKSVRKWSNLPVVVVSARNHEHDKVEALDYGADDYLVKPFGTSELLARIRTAIRHTRTALPNSGIAQSGKFTTGELTIDYDKHQVLLRGENAKLTVNEYKIVALLGKYAGKVLTYDFIIRELWGPKAKTDNQILRVNMANIRRKIEKNPGQPEYIFTEVGVGYRMREDD
- a CDS encoding sensor histidine kinase — its product is MKKRLKIPWPEQWRRQTRLPASGNNLIYTPKDFIISFTLYIVTVIACMLLRCLDETEDTSYVAMLFLTDVFFTAVLTDGYLFSILCAVLGVFSVDYIFTEPYWHISFTLAGFPLTFLVMMTISILAGALASRAKQMEATQRQMIREKMRGNLLRGMGHDIRTPLTGIIGATDVLLKQDETLTPQQRRELLQSINEEAKWLMRVSENLLSITRIDGENAGVKKTPELVEEIIEGAVSKFLRHYQGIAVQVHLPEEPMLVPMDPLLMQQVLFNLMENAARHGETVKQIDIFLYQKEDKAILEVADDGVGIAHSRLEHLFDGTLHPEEGREDARRDMGIGLSVCRTIVVAHGGSITASNQKNGGALFRIALPMEKEETHEN
- a CDS encoding sodium-dependent transporter, translating into MEERKGFGSNFGFLMAAVGSAVGLGNIWGFPNKMGANGGFTFLVIYLILAACCGIIVMVGELALGRKTGRGAVGAYRVLSKKFKWLGWLGILSAFLILFFYCALGGYCIKYVVLNVGDLFGAGFGSNGLNGAEVFGAFMGNQMEAVIYGLIFVLLTMIIVMGGIGGGIEKVCSVGMPALFVILLICIVRACTLPGAVDGLKYMFVPGWALENGVIKEAPDFLTVLSTAGGQMFFSLSLGMGAMITYGSYLHKKENIEKNALLIVIMDTLVALMAGLCVIPGRFALDPTGSLGGPSLLFVTMQNVFHKMPLGALFGILFYLLVVFAAISSSISLLEVIVAHFCDKARDAGKGDKRKTYSLIAAVFVGLGCILICLDSLGGAGISPFNILGIEKDVNGNLPMWCDCWLDFFDCISEGILMPLGALLMCLCIGWELGPKMVDDECCLEGQSFKMKGFFNICVKFITPLCMLLVLYGQIREFFF